ACGTCATCCACCCCGACCGGGCGCCGTTCTGGGTGGAGGCCGACGGCAGGCGGGTCCCGCACGTGCTCTACCGCGAGGACTTCGCCATGGCGGACCGCGGCTGGTACTACGACCCCGAGCTCGGCTCGGTGCTCATCACCCTGCCCAACCCGGACGGCGACCTCGCCGTCACGGTCTCGTTCGAGCCCTTCGACATGATCGGCATGTGAGGAAGAGAAGGACGGATGAAACGAACACTGACGAGACTCACGGCCCTGCTGGCCGCGTGCGCCGCGCTCGGCGCGTGCGCCGGCGGGAGCACGACGAGCACTGAGGCCACCGCCGAGGACCCGCTCGTCCTGCGCTTCGCGCACAACCTCAACGACAGGCACGTGACCTCCCAGGCGCTCACCGCCTTCGCGGAGGACGTCGAGGAGCGCAGCGACGGGCGGATCACCGTGCGGATGTACGGCAACGGCCAGCTCGGCTCGGAGACGACCGTCCTCGGCCAGCTCAACCAGGGCATCGTCGACATGACCCGGGTGAGCGCCCCCGGCCTGGCCAACTACGACCCGGGCTACCACGCCTTCGGCCTGCCGTACGTCTTCGCATCCGAGGAGGAGTACTACCAGGTGATGGACTCCCCGGAGATGGCGGAGTTCTTCCGGTCGACCGTGGACCAGGGCTTCGTCGGGCTCACCTACTACACCTCCGGCGCCCGGTCCTTCTACACCGCGGACACCCCGGTGCGGACCCCGGAGGACCTGCGCGGGCTCAAGGTCCGCGTCCAGGACATGCGCTCCCAGACCGAGCTCATGGCCGAGCTCGGCGCCGCCCCGATCGTCATGGCCCTCGGGGACACCTACACCTCCCTGCAGACCGGCCTCATCGACGGCGCGGAGAGCAACGAGACCGTCCTCACCCAGAGCGCGCACGGGGAGGTCGCCAAGTCCTTCTCTCTCACCGAGCACACCCGCATCCCGGACATGCTCGTCATCAGCAGCGACGCCTGGCAGCGGCTGTCGCCGCAGGACCAGGAGCTGCTCGTCGACGCGGCACGCCGGTCCACGGAGGACCACAAGGTCGCCTGGGCGCAGAGCATCGAGGAGGCCGTCACCGAGGCCGAGGCGATGGGCGTGGAGTTCGTGACCGACGTCGACCTCGAGGCCTTCCGGGAGGCCACGCGCCCTGTCGTCGAGCGGTACGTGGCCGAGCACCCCGAGGTCGCCGAGCTCCTGTCCGTCATCGAAGCTGCAGGGGAGTGAAGGACGAGATGACCACCCACGACCGCATCGCCCGGGTGAGGGGAGTGCTCGGCGCCGTGCTCCTCGCCACCGCCGGCACCCTGCTCGTCCTCATGACGTTCCTCGTGCTCTACCAGGTGTTCACGCGCTACGTCCTCGGCGCCCCGGCCGCCTTCACCGAGGAGCTCGTGCGCTACGCGCTCATCTGGACCTCGTTCGTCAGCGCGGCCTACGCCTTCCTCCACCGCAAGCACATGGCCCTCGTGCTCGTGCGCGACCGGCTGCCCGGCCGGGCCCGGCGCGGGTTCCTCCTCGGGGCCGACGTCCTCGTCCTGCTCTTCGCTGTCGTCGTCCTCGTCGTCGGCGGCACCATGCTCGCGCTCGCCGCGCGGCACGACTACTCGGCGCTGCTCGGGATCTCACGCGGTCTCGTCTACGCCATCGCACCCGTCAGCGGTCTGGCGATCGCCCTCGCGCAGGTGCTCAACATCTGGGAGGACGTCACCGGGGAGCCGGTCGTCGAGGCGGAGGGAACAGACTGATGGAAGCACTTCTCGCGGTCGCCGTGCTGTTCGGCGTCTTCTTCGTCCTGCTCTTCGCCGGCGTGCCGATCTCGGTGTCGCTGGGGATCGCCTCCTTCCTCACCGCGCTCGTCTTCCTCTCCTTCGAGGAGTCGACCTACGTCGTGGGACAGCAGATGAACGTCGGGATCGAGAGCTTCTCGCTGCTCGCCGTCCCGCTGTTCATCTTCGCGGGCAACATCATGAACAACGGCGGCATCGCGCGGCGGCTCGTCGACCTCGCGCTCGTCCTGGCCGGTCGGGTCCCCGGGGCTCTCGCACACACCAACGTGCTCGGCAACATGCTCTTCGGCTCGCTGTCCGGCTCGGCCGTGGCCGCCGCCGCGGCCATCGGCGGCACGCTGCACAAGCGGCAGAAGGAGGAGGGGTACGACCCGGCCTTCAGCACCGCCGTCAACATCGCCTCGGCGTCCACCGGGCTGCTCATCCCGCCGACGACGGCCGCCATCGTGTACTCGACGGTCGCCGGCGGCGTGTCGATCTCGGCGCTGTTCATGGCCGGCTACGTCCCCGGCATCCTCATGGGCGTCGTCGTCATGGTCGTCGCGTGGCTCTACGCGCGGCGGCGGATGGCCGGGGCGACCTCGCCGCGCGTCGGCCTTGGGGAGGGGCTGCGGGTGTTCCTGCGCGCGGTGCCCAGCCTGCTGCTCGTCATCGTCGTCGTCGGCGGGATCGTCGCCGGCGTCTTCACGGCGACCGAGGGTGCGGCCGCGGCGGTCCTGTACTGCCTCGTCCTGTCCCTCATCTACCGCAGCCTCAGCTGGGCGGACCTCAAGCAGGTCGTCACCTCGACCGTCGTGGCCACCGGCGTGGTCATGTTCCTCATCTCGGCGTCCTCGGCGATGTCGTGGGTCATGGCCTACACCGGCATCCCGACGGCGATCACCGACGCGCTGCTGTCCACCGCGGACTCCAAGGCGATCATCCTGCTGCTCATGGTGGCGATCCTGCTCGTCGTCGGCACGTTCATGGACATCACGCCGGCGATCCTCATCTTCACCCCGATCTTCCTGCCGATCGCCACCGAGCTCGGCATGCACCCGGTGCACTTCGGCATGATGCTCATCCTCGCGATGTGCATCGGCACGATGACCCCGCCGGTGGGCTCGGTGCTGTTCGTCGCGACCGGTGTGTCCGGGGTGACGATCGAGCAGGTCGTGCCGCGGCTCCTGCCGTACTTCGCCGGTCTCGTCGTGCTGCTGCTCGCGGTGACCTTCATCCCGGCGCTGTCGCTGCAGCTGCCGGAGTGGCTGGGGCTGCTCGGCTAGCTCCTGGGTACGGTGGGTGGCGGTGCACCGGGCCGGTGCACCGCCACTCGGCAGGAAGGCAGGGACGGTGCTCGACTTCGCCGGCGACCTCATGTCACGCGGGCACGACGTCGCGGTGGCACGGGTGCGGGGCGTGGACGACAACATGTCCCGGCCTCACCGCCACGACTACTTCGAGATCTACTGCCTCGAGGCGGGCGCCCGCAACCACTGGGCCGAGCAGACGCTCTACCGGATCGAACCGTCCGAGCTCATCGTCTTCCCTCCCGGGGTCGAGCACTTCTCCTACGGCGACGACGGCGTCGCGTTCCAGCGCGTCGTCGTCTACTTCCGGCCCGAGGCCGTCCTCTACCCCCACGTGCTCGCGGGCTTCGCCGAGGTCGGGGTCACGCGGCCCGCCGGGGTGCGGTCCCGGGTGCGCCAGGTGGTCGACGAGCTGCTCGACGTCCAGGACGTCCTGGGCGACGGCGGACAGGAGGAGATGCGGCTGCTCGTCACCCAGCTCCTCGTCAAGCTGCAGCGCGAGGAGCGGCGCGACGCCCGGGTGAGCGCGCAGGGCGGGCGCATCGCCGAGGTCATCCACTTCCTCCACGAGCACTACGCCGAGCCGATCGACCTCACCACCCTCGCCGGCCGCTTCTACATCAGCCCGTACCACCTGGCCCGCGAGTTCAAGCGGCACACCGGTGCCACGGTGATCGGCTACGTCAACGGGCTGCGCATCGGGCGCGCCGAGCGGCTGCTCCAGGAGACCGACCACCCGGTGGGGCGGATCAGCAGCATCGTCGGGTTCGCCAACGTCACCCACTTCAACCGCGTCTTCCGGTCGCGCACGTCACTCACCCCCTCGCAGTTCCGCGCGGGCGCGACGCCCGTTCGGGAGGTCCGCAGCGTCGGAGCCTGAAGGATCCCGTCAAATCGTCGACAGGTGGCGCCCTCACCGGGTACGGTCGGGACAGGGGGCAGACGACATCGTCGTCCAGGTCGAAGAGGCGTTTCTCGTGGTCGAAACCTGTTCCCGTGCCCCCGCCGCCACCCTGGGGCGCCGCTGGTCGGTGCTCACG
Above is a genomic segment from Georgenia wutianyii containing:
- a CDS encoding helix-turn-helix domain-containing protein, whose translation is MLDFAGDLMSRGHDVAVARVRGVDDNMSRPHRHDYFEIYCLEAGARNHWAEQTLYRIEPSELIVFPPGVEHFSYGDDGVAFQRVVVYFRPEAVLYPHVLAGFAEVGVTRPAGVRSRVRQVVDELLDVQDVLGDGGQEEMRLLVTQLLVKLQREERRDARVSAQGGRIAEVIHFLHEHYAEPIDLTTLAGRFYISPYHLAREFKRHTGATVIGYVNGLRIGRAERLLQETDHPVGRISSIVGFANVTHFNRVFRSRTSLTPSQFRAGATPVREVRSVGA
- a CDS encoding TRAP transporter substrate-binding protein produces the protein MKRTLTRLTALLAACAALGACAGGSTTSTEATAEDPLVLRFAHNLNDRHVTSQALTAFAEDVEERSDGRITVRMYGNGQLGSETTVLGQLNQGIVDMTRVSAPGLANYDPGYHAFGLPYVFASEEEYYQVMDSPEMAEFFRSTVDQGFVGLTYYTSGARSFYTADTPVRTPEDLRGLKVRVQDMRSQTELMAELGAAPIVMALGDTYTSLQTGLIDGAESNETVLTQSAHGEVAKSFSLTEHTRIPDMLVISSDAWQRLSPQDQELLVDAARRSTEDHKVAWAQSIEEAVTEAEAMGVEFVTDVDLEAFREATRPVVERYVAEHPEVAELLSVIEAAGE
- a CDS encoding TRAP transporter large permease, translated to MEALLAVAVLFGVFFVLLFAGVPISVSLGIASFLTALVFLSFEESTYVVGQQMNVGIESFSLLAVPLFIFAGNIMNNGGIARRLVDLALVLAGRVPGALAHTNVLGNMLFGSLSGSAVAAAAAIGGTLHKRQKEEGYDPAFSTAVNIASASTGLLIPPTTAAIVYSTVAGGVSISALFMAGYVPGILMGVVVMVVAWLYARRRMAGATSPRVGLGEGLRVFLRAVPSLLLVIVVVGGIVAGVFTATEGAAAAVLYCLVLSLIYRSLSWADLKQVVTSTVVATGVVMFLISASSAMSWVMAYTGIPTAITDALLSTADSKAIILLLMVAILLVVGTFMDITPAILIFTPIFLPIATELGMHPVHFGMMLILAMCIGTMTPPVGSVLFVATGVSGVTIEQVVPRLLPYFAGLVVLLLAVTFIPALSLQLPEWLGLLG
- a CDS encoding TRAP transporter small permease, which gives rise to MTTHDRIARVRGVLGAVLLATAGTLLVLMTFLVLYQVFTRYVLGAPAAFTEELVRYALIWTSFVSAAYAFLHRKHMALVLVRDRLPGRARRGFLLGADVLVLLFAVVVLVVGGTMLALAARHDYSALLGISRGLVYAIAPVSGLAIALAQVLNIWEDVTGEPVVEAEGTD